The following are encoded in a window of Vicugna pacos chromosome 28, VicPac4, whole genome shotgun sequence genomic DNA:
- the CRACDL gene encoding CRACD-like protein isoform X3 produces MISTRVMDIKLREAAEGLGEDGTGKKKSKFKTFKKFFGKKKRKESPSSAGGGTWKQSQAKNEVIAIESGPVGYDSEDELEESRGALGSRALSHDSIFIPESGQDPARPVRVFSQENVCDRIKALQLKIQCNVKMGPPPPPGDLPAQRGDDAGMSSEDDGLPRSPPEMSLLQDTGPGTTIKVSVASSSPPQSPHQLFSRHASDTSVSPRTSDSAGAPVADFAYPPESSSCLDNSAAKHKLLVKPRNQRSSKMRRLSSRAQSESLSDLTGTPEEEEYDEKPLPKVSTEEKPSSGQQEVGPDRGPEPGGLATMLPPPGGARARRRRLQHCPALSASTEEDSLLGDNPSSRPATPEVTEAVSGPASLAESPSGPEGSPHPNHREAQREELSQESTCSSDRDTADEVDCASGDGEGQLSPCILEGDTTPPEPGPATTLETLPSPHGPEHPGQKEVQPVLDVPGREGAGPETPAPAPSPQAPKSCLKRKAPAVTLNVSLGAAPSPAASESLPQEPAPRSPDLEAAPPEPPRAERAESPPGAPEAAAPERKMERGGREARAAKKFSVSSGQEWARAGSRLLEPRGPPIRLLRSGPAWRSEAALEDLPEPQGAKPGPRKPPSPAERGPPDLGDQAATADPGAAARERPAGERGSPFPVKLRSTSLSFKHREAPGPDGRGIKRYSAEVRLEKGGLTLLSRDDRGPLGTGPAARGARTPNEQGKAKARSAEQLSSKPPLPRKPLLQTLTLPQLPAPPDTSPGDLEKVGAPSDPRKENQPAERKSPHRGIEKAAEPGADGQPVPPWVTVGRQKRRGAPEKPPSQEDKPGARTLKSETGRAAKAPERAQEPVKQADFVRSKSFLMAPAKPAADQRPGAKLRLPEGLQRGISLSHQNLAAQSAGEKTEKELHQLKRASYASMDQPSWMELARKKSQAWSDMPQIIK; encoded by the exons GGAGTCGAGGGGCGCGCTGGGCAGCCGGGCCCTCTCCCACGACAGCATTTTCATTCCTGAGTCGGGACAGGACCCTGCTCGACCTGTGCGGGTGTTTTCCCAAGAGAACGTGTGTGACCGCATTAAAGCTCTGCAG TTAAAAATACAGTGTAATGTGAAAATGGGGCCACCACCTCCTCCGGGGGACCTGCCTGCCCAGCGTGGGGACGATGCCGGCATGAGCTCTGAGGACGACGGTCTGCCCAGGAGTCCCCCAGAGATGTCCCTGTTGCAGGACACGGGTCCCGGCACAACCATAAAG GTCTCTGTGGCTTCCTCGTCCCCGCCGCAGTCTCCCCACCAGCTCTTCTCCCGGCACGCGAGCGACACCTCCGTCTCCCCCAGGACCTCGGACAGCGCCGGGGCGCCCGTGGCGGACTTCGCGTATCCACCTGAGTCCTCCTCCTGCCTGGACAACTCTGCAGCCAAGCACAAGCTCTTGGTGAAGCCCCGCAACCAGCGGTCCAGCAAAATGCGGCGTCTGTCTTCG AGAGCACAGTCCGAATCCCTGAGCGATCTGACGGGTACCCCAGAGGAGGAGGAATACGACGAGAAACCACTCCCCAAAGTCAGCACGGAGGAGAAGCCCAGTTCTGGGCAGCAGGAGGTGGGACCCGACAGAGGCCCTGAGCCCGGGGGACTGGCCACCATGCTGCCACCACCTGGGGGGGCACGTGCCCGGCGGAGGCGCCTGCAGCACTGCCCGGCCCTCAGTGCCAGCACCGAGGAGGACAGCCTCCTGGGGGACAACCCCTCCAGCCGCCCGGCCACCCCAGAGGTCACAGAGGCTGTGTCAGGCCCAGCCTCCCTCGCAGAGTCCCCGTCTGGGCCAGAAGGCTCCCCGCACCCTAATCACAGGGAAGCCCAGAGGGAGGAGCTGTCCCAGGAGAGCACGTGTTCCTCAGACAGGGACACAGCAGACGAGGTGGATTGTGCTTCTGGAGACGGAGAGGGTCAATTATCTCCTTGCATCCTCGAGGGGGACACGACCCCTCCCGAGCCTGGCCCCGCCACCACCCTGGAGACTCTCCCTAGTCCCCATGGGCCAGAACACCCTGGCCAGAAGGAGGTGCAGCCAGTGCTGGACGTGCCGGGTCgcgagggagcaggcccagaaaccccggcccctgcccccagcccccaggcccccaAGAGCTGCTTGAAGCGCAAGGCCCCGGCCGTGACCCTGAATGTGAGCCTCGGCGCCGCGCCCTCACCAGCTGCCTCGGAGTCGCTTCCCCAGGAGCCCGCACCCCGGTCTCCGGACCTCGAGGCCGCCCCCCCGGAGCCCCCCAGGGCCGAGCGGGCGGAGTCCCCACCAGGAGCACCGGAGGCGGCGGCGCCCGAGCGGAAGATGGAGCGAGGCGGCCGCGAGGCGCGGGCCGCGAAGAAGTTCTCGGTGTCGTCGGGCCAGGAGTGGGCGCGCGCGGGCAGCCGCCTGCTGGAGCCCCGCGGGCCCCCGATCCGGCTTCTGAGGAGCGGCCCGGCCTGGAGGAGCGAAGCCGCCCTCGAGGACCTCCCCGAGCCCCAGGGCGCGAAGCCCGGCCCTCGGAAGCCGCCCTCCCCGGCCGAGCGCGGCCCTCCCGACCTGGGGGACCAGGCGGCCACCGCGGACCCCGGCGCAGCTGCGCGGGAGCGGCCCGCGGGCGAGCGCGGAAGCCCCTTCCCGGTCAAGCTCCGCTCCACGTCTCTGTCCTTCAAACACAGGGAGGCGCCCGGCCCCGACGGGAGAGGGATCAAGAGGTACAGTGCGGAGGTGAGGTTAGAGAAAGGAGGGCTGACCTTGCTCTCCAGGGACGACAGGGGTCCGCTGGGGACGGGCCCCGCCGCCCGAGGCGCCAGGACCCCCAACGAGCAGGGCAAGGCGAAGGCCCGGTCCGCCGAGCAGCTCAGCTCCAAACCGCCCCTGCCCAGGAAGCCGCTGCTGCAGACCCTCACCCTCCCCCAGCTGCCTGCGCCCCCCGACACCAGCCCTGGGGACTTGGAGAAGGTGGGGGCCCCCTCGGATCCCAGGAAGGAGAACCAGCCGGCGGAGAGGAAGTCGCCCCACAGAGGAATTG AGAAGGCAGCGGAGCCTGGAGCTGATGGCCAGCCTGTGCCACCCTGGGTCACCGTCGGGCGGCAGAAGCGGCGAGGGGCCCCGGAGAAGCCACCCAGCCAGGAGGACAAGCCTGGGGCCCGGACCCTGAAGTCTGAAACAGGAAGGGCAGCCAAGGCGCCCGAAAGAGCCCAG GAGCCCGTGAAGCAGGCCGACTTCGTCCGCAGCAAGTCCTTCCTGATGGCGCCGGCCAAGCCCGCTGCGGACCAGAGGCCGGGGGCAAAGCTCCGCCTCCcggaggggctgcagagaggcaTCTCCTTGTCCCACCAGAACTTGG CAGCCCAGTCTGCTGGAGAGAAGACGGAGAAAGAATTGCATCAGCTGAAGAGAGCCAGTTATGCCAGCATGGACCAGCCGTCCTGGATGGAACTTGCCAGAAAGAAATCTCAAGCTTGGAGCGACATGCCCCAAATTATAAAATAG